Proteins from a genomic interval of Candidatus Borkfalkia ceftriaxoniphila:
- a CDS encoding AraC family transcriptional regulator: MNSYYESVRESIGYVEFQNSPTRCEPHWHQAVEILCALDDEVYTLVNSKEKILQPGEICVADCYDVHSFYSSERPVMIIIIPSEFLNDYIKMKGKKHLATPYITDPETYRKIYSFMREFQSQELPLILQRGYVNVILGLILESCDLEEFADADVSLMKNILNFLEENYHEDVDLDYLAQKFGYSKYYFSRMFNKFFKFSLNEYLSRLRIHRFIARMQADKNADIIGTAFDCGFRSWQTFYRCFKNYYGVSPKKYLTNLS, from the coding sequence ATGAATTCTTATTACGAATCCGTCCGCGAATCCATCGGCTACGTGGAATTTCAGAACAGTCCCACGCGCTGCGAACCGCACTGGCATCAAGCGGTGGAGATTCTCTGCGCCCTCGACGACGAAGTATATACCCTCGTAAACAGCAAGGAAAAAATCTTGCAGCCTGGCGAAATCTGCGTGGCTGACTGTTACGACGTGCACTCCTTTTATTCGAGCGAACGCCCCGTCATGATTATTATCATTCCGAGCGAGTTTTTAAACGATTATATTAAAATGAAAGGAAAAAAACATCTCGCTACGCCCTATATCACCGATCCGGAAACTTATCGCAAAATCTATTCGTTCATGCGCGAATTCCAGTCGCAGGAACTGCCGCTCATATTACAGCGCGGTTACGTGAACGTGATTTTAGGCCTGATACTCGAATCCTGCGATTTGGAAGAATTTGCCGACGCGGACGTGAGCCTGATGAAAAACATCCTCAACTTCCTCGAAGAAAATTATCATGAAGACGTCGATTTGGATTATCTCGCGCAAAAGTTCGGTTACAGCAAATATTATTTCTCGCGTATGTTTAATAAATTTTTCAAATTCAGCCTCAACGAATACCTTTCCCGCCTTCGCATCCATCGCTTTATTGCCAGAATGCAGGCGGACAAAAACGCCGACATCATCGGTACTGCCTTCGATTGCGGTTTCCGTTCCTGGCAAACCTTTTACCGCTGTTTCAAAAATTATTACGGCGTTTCGCCGAAAAAATATCTGACAAATCTTTCATAA